The Candidatus Eisenbacteria bacterium sequence CGGATCATAGCAACTATTGGTGAGGTGCTCAACATTCCACGATCACTCATGGCATCGCTTGATTTCTCCGCTCCGCTCAAGCAGGGCGTCTTCCTCATCGGGAGGCCAAAGCAATTCCTCCCGGCATTTACGGAGATGTTCAAGTTTGCGTTCTCAGAGAAAGCATACCAGGGGCTCCAGCAGTCCATTCGGGCGCGATCCACGTACCGCGTGATGGAGGACGCTGGTCTTGCGCTCACTGATCTCGGGAAAACGCTCACGAAGCGCGAGGAAGCCATCATGTCGAGTCTGCCGGAGCGTATCCCGGTCATTGGTCGGATCGTCCGAGGATCAAACCGTTCGTTTTCTGGGTTTCTCAATAAACTCCGCGCCGATACATTCGATGCGATCATCGGGGACGCAACGAAGGGAGGGAGACAACTTACTGAGCGAGAACTCCGTGATGTTGGGAAGTTCGTCAATGCGGCAACCGGACGTGGGAGTGCCGGTGCGCTCGAACGCGCCGCGCCAGTCCTCAATGCCATCTTCTTCTCCCCGAAGCTCCTCTTCTCGCGTCTCAACCTGATGAACCCGTTTTTCTACACGTCGCTGACTCCTCCCGCTCGAAAGGAGGCGCTCAAATCACTCTTCTCGTTCTCCGCGATAGCCGGGACCGTCCTCGGATTGATGAAGCTCGGTGGCGCAGAGGTAGGAACAGATCCACGAAGCGCGGACTTCGGGAAAGCGAAGTTTGGAGATACACGGTACGACATCCTCGGTGGATTCCAACAACCGCTCCGTACGGTGGGGCAGCTCATCTCCGGTGAAGTGGTGAGCTCGACGACCGGACGTACTATCACGCTCGGAGAGGGATACAAACCGTTGACGCGGTTCGATATTGCTCAGCGGTTCTTTGAGAATAAGGAATCACCGATCGCGTCACTCATCACGTCATGGCTTCGCGGGAAAACATTTACCGGCGAGGACTTCGACTTCCCAACGGAGGTGATATCACGATTCATTCCGATAGTCATGCAAGATATATACGATCTATCCCAGGACCCAGATGCGAAAAGCATTATGGGTGGACTTCCGGCAATTTTCGGCGTCGGTGTTCAGACGTACGGCACGCAGGAACTTGTGGAGGGGAAGAGCAAGATCGGTGAACCAACGCTCCAGGTGCGCCCGGTACAAGAACTCTCGAGGCGTATTCGAGAACTTGTACTCGGACAGCTCCCACTCGGGACCTCAAAACGGTTCAGCGTAGAAGCATATCTCGATCAGCTCGACCAACTCCCGAAGCAGGAAGCTGCAGACATCTTCGACAAAATCATTGCGGGAAACCCAGAACTTGCGAAGGAAATCGAGCGGATCAAACGAGAAGAGGACGAGGGGATTACGGTTCACGACCGCGATCTCAAGACGAAGGGCGTTGCGTCGGGCGATCGCGCTATGGCGATCAAAAAGGAGCTTGATGCGTTCAAGACGGACGAGGAACGCGCGAAGCTGTGGGATGACTATACGAAGAAGCGAATTATTACAGAGGAGGTTGCTCGGCAGCTCAGTATTCTTATAAAGGGGAATAGGCATGTACTCACCACTCGCTGACGCCATTTCCACAGTAGGGGTGCTCATGACCATCTACGGTATCTACCTCTCGTTTCGGAAAGAGTAGTCCGATCTAGGGGTTTAGACAGGCAAGAAAGTCGTCCTTGCGCCCACGACGTAGGCATGGTAGTGTGGACATGTCGGGATGGGAACCCGACATCCAACAAGATAACCATCAGACCACCATTATGAGCGGGCTAGGGGCAACCCGGTCCGACGGTGTGACCCGATGGTTATCCGGGCCATACTTGCCCGTTCATATTGGTGGTTTTTGTTATGTCGACGAAATGCAAATATGCGGAGTGTAACGCAGAGGGTCCGTTTCGTGAATATGTAGGATTTTTCCCACAAGAAATCATCACCCGTCTCCACGAAGACGATCGAAGACTTCCCAAGTACGGATTCCACTACGGGATCGACTGCACCATCTGTGGACGGTGGCAACGATGGCTACCGCAGGAGGATGCACGTATGCTTGGGGTAAAATTTTACCGCAATCCCACACTCCTGTGACCCTTCTCGAGAACGCGATTCGATACCTCAAGATGGGTCTTCCGGTATTCCCAGTGGGATGGGATAAGAATCATAAGAAACGAAAAACTCCACTCGTTCCGTGGAGGGGATACGCCACAGCACTTCCGAGTGAGGACGACATCCGTCACTGGTGGACGAGATGGCCCGATGCGGGGATCGGGCTCGCGGTCGGGAAGCTCACTGGATTTCTCGTCATAGATGCAGAGCACGATGCGGATATGTCGCTCTTTCGTCTTCTCGACATTGAGACCCCGCGCGTACGAACAGGTGGTGGCGGATGGCATTTCTATTTCAAGAATGAGACAACTGGGAATAGTGTCGGAAAAATTGCGCCTCGGTACGACGTGAAGACCGAGGGGGGGTATGTGCTCCTTCCACCGAGTCCACACGACTCCGGTGGAACGTATGCGTGGGATATCCCTATCGGTACCGTTACTCCTGCTTCATTGCCTGAGACGATCAGAGCGAAGATCATCGGAACGCACGAGTCGAAAATCCCCGAAATCCTCAGTAGAAATACCCCGCAAGGATCACGGAATAACACTGCCACGAGCATCGCAGGGATGCTTCTCGGGGAACACCGCATGGACCGCTGGGAAAGCGTCGTCTGGCCGCTCCTGCAAGCGTGGAATACCACGCATGCAACACCACCTCTTGGGAATGATGAGCTTAAAACGGTGTACGAATCCATTGCAAAGACCGAGAAGACGCGGCGGGCGCGAGAAGGCGTCATCGAGGGGAATACGCCAATGATCACCGAGGGAACGTACGCCCCAATGATTGTTGAAGACAGAGACACCGTCGTTGTACAAATCCCCGTTGAAGACGGTCTCGTGTTCTTGCGTTTTTCAGACGTGGAGTTCATGAAAAACCATACCATTGACGCGGTGCTCTCCGTGGAGCTCATCACTGCCGGGGGAACACCACGAGCGTTTGAGGGGAGAATCAATGTACTCTCACTTTCCGCACGTGAAGGGTTTGCCCGTGCACTCACAAAAACATTCGGGAGGAATGTCGCATGGGACCTCATCCTCTCTCAAGCTGCATCAGCGCTCAAAAAACACATTGAGCATAAGGATACGTCGTGTTGGTTCGAAGATGCTCCAAAGGAAGCGGTGGGGTATCTCCTAGAGCCTTTCATCGTTCTCGGTGCGCCGAATCTTTTTTTTGGACGTGGGGGATCAGGCAAAACATTCATTACGCTCCGAATTGCGTACGCGCTCGCAACGGGTACCCCGTTTCTCGGAATGACGCCGGCGGCTCGAGTACGAACGCTCTTTGTGGACTATGAATCAACCAGTGGGACGCTCGCGGACCGTCTCGAGCTGATTCGCGGTGCTCCTAATCTCGCCGATACACCATTCGACGACGGACTTCGTGCGCTCCGATACTACTCCCCGAGCGGTATCCCCATCGCGGACTGTCTGCCTGCGCTCAAGAGAATTATTGCGAAGCACGACATCGGCCTGATCATCGTGGACTCCGCTGCGCTTGCCTGTGGTGGAGAACCAGAGAAAGCAGAAATAGCCATCCGGTACTTCAACGCACTCGCTTCCCTCAAGACAACGTCTCTCACCATCGCCCATGAGACAAAACAGGAGAATCACGCGTACGCCTTTGGATCGGTTTTCTGGGCAAACTCTCCTAGGAATATTTGGAATATCGCCTGTACACAAGAGCAGGAAGATCGAGTTCTTCATAGCGGGCTCCACCATCGGAAGGCAAACGATGACCGCAGGAGAGCGTCATTCGGATGTCGTATCTTTTTCGGGGATGGTTTCGTGGACATGGGCTACGAAAACCCAGCCATGAACTTCCCGAAAGACGCATCGCTCGTCCAACGGATTCGTTTGGCACTTTCGGATGGACCGAAAGATCTTGCGGGTATCGCGACGGTGATTTCGGACGCAAAAAACGCCTCATTGAAGAACGCGCTAACCAAAGGAAGTATGAGGAATCTGTGGGGTAATGTTGACGGTGTCTGGCGGCTTTTTTCAACAACCGTCAGTCACCAGGGTGGTGACTCACTTGACACGGAGTCACCAGGGTGGTGACTGGGTGGTGACTCATCCGAAGATTTAGCTATAATTAGCCGAGAATCGAGTCACCACCCTGGTGACTCGATTCTCGTCCGGTCATACCTCACCTATAGAGAGTCACCACTAGTGACTCTCTATAGGGTGGTGACTGGTGACTCGTTCGGTATAAACCTACGTTTGTTGGAAAAAACTGACACTATTATGGATCGCGTGACCTGCCGTACGCCATGAGCGTACGGTTGCGCTATTGATACGCCGCATTGACCTCAAAACGGCACGCTGTTACGCTGGGAGTATATGCCGGAAAAGAAAGCACCGCAGGTCCAAACGGCGGAACTTACCATCGCTGATCTCGTGGCTCGTGGGGCATCACCGGAGGAGATTCTCAGGTTTGCTCGGGCGACCGTCACCTCTCCAGGAGGCCGCGCCGTTGCCAAGAAGAAAGGCCATATGGCCAAGCTCGGGCGACTCAGTGGGAAGGCAAGGAGGAAGAAAGCCGCTCAATAAGAGCGGCTTCTCGTTATCCAGTTATCCACATTGACAGGAACGACACGCCGTTGTATGCTGTGGATAGAAAGGTTAAGACTACACCACGTGAAAGTAGATATATCGATGATGATGTATCGAGAAAATACTGAAAAACTTATATGAACGACTCATTTGAAGATCACGACTGTCACGCCGGACCGGAGGACGGATGTCTCCACCCGTCGCACCGGCAGGATGACGAGGATGCAGCGAATGAAGCGTATGAGGAGGCGATGGCTGAGCGCTATCTCCCGATCGTGAAAAATCGCCTCCTCTCGGAAGGATGGCGACCACCGGAGCACTCGATTGAGGCAGCAGCGCGAAAGGAGATCGAACGTTTGTCGGTGATGGCGATCCCTTTCTGATATGCAGATCATCCTCACCATCGGAGGCATCATCGGAATAGTCGTCATGATGATTGCGCTCGCGCAACCGAGGATACACGAGATTTCTTTCGTAGAACTCAATGGCATCTCCCGTCGTACATTCGAAAGAGAGATTGATCTCCAGCTCGAGCGGATGTGGCAACGGATACGGGTGGTTCAGGCAACCGTTACCGCGTACTCCTCAACGACCGATCAAACAGACCGTACACCGTTTGAAATGGCGAATGGGCAGCTCGTCCACGATGGTGCGATCGCATGTCCTCGCCGGTATCCGTTCGGGACAACGGTGTACATTGGAGCGAAACGGTACACATGCACCGATCGCATGAGCCGTCGGTACGATGATCGTTTCGACATTTGGTTCCCGACTCGTTCCGCAGCGCTCGTATGGGGGAAGCAGGAACGGACGGTTTTTATCGCGCAATGATCGTATGGCGGAAAATCTCCCAACGGATATACAGGAACGACTCGATGCGTACATTGAGCGCGTCAAAAAGATTCCATGGTTCCAACCCAAAAAAGGCTGGAAGAAATCGGAAGCGACAAAACTGGTAAAGATCACGCTTCGTGCATTCGGCGTCGATGCGAAGATTGAGTATCGAAAACTAGAATCGCCTGATGATTGGGCTGGTGCGTGGACTGCGACGTGGGATGCGGCGCGGGATGCGGCGTGGACTGCGGCGCGGGATGCGGCGCAAGATGCGGCGTGGGGTGCGGCGTGGGGTGCGGCGCGGGATGCGGCGTTGGGTTCGCAAGAAATTATCGTGTCTGATCTTACCGAGTTTCGGAGTAAGTACAAAAACGGAGCATTCTTGCTCCTCATTCCTCTTTGGGAGATGGGACTCTATCCGATCGGCATATGCGACGGGAAATTTGTGATATATGTCCCGAAAGCATGATGTGCGTCTTCCTTGATATATGTCCGCACACGATCCACTCACGCTCAGCCAACGGTCGTCCATTCTTGATCGGCTCTTCCACGACGTGATGGATCGCGGCACGCATGAACGGTGGATGGATCGCGTACCCGGGGATTCCGTCACGAAACGGGAGGAACTCTACCGCGTCCTCGGCGCGTTGACGAAGGAACGAGCGAGCTGGCTCATCCAGGCGATTTTGAACCGGAATCAGGACTACGTGTTCACGCAACTCGCGCAACTCGGGTACTTCGATGCCATCGAACAGAAAGAAAGACATGTCCATCTCGTATGATGCGAGCGATACGATGCGCAGAGGTCCATGCACGACGTGCATCCGTGGGTTGCCGTTCCATGAGCGTGAGGGCGATGCACGGTACGCCACAGAACAGTTGGAACTACGGCGGATCACAAACGAACACGTCACGTCATTCGTACTTATGAAAGAAGACGGAGCTATTTTTGGATGTATAGATCACAAATGGAACGCCAACGCAAAACCGGACCGATTGATCCGAAAGGATCATTGACCGCGATGCAGTGAGGCGGAGATATATGGAGACGCAAGCAGAACCAGTGACGGCAGCGGTCGTGCCGTCGGAAATCATGCACTCGATCATCGTTGAGCGCGCACCGGATCTGGTGCTCGCCGAGGCCAAGCACGCATCGATCGCGTTGACGGAGGTCATTCGTCAGAAACCGAAACAGGTGAGATTCGGAGGAGAACAATACCTTGAGTTTGAAGACTGGCAATTGCTCGGACGGTTCTACGGGCTCTCGGTTCGTATCGTGGAATCGTCGGTACGGTACGTCGAGTACGGAGACGTACACGGCTTCGAGGCGACGGCGGAGGTGCTGCGGAATGCAGACAGCGCGGTGATTTCCGCGGCCTCGGCAATGTGCTTGAACGACGAGCAGAACTGGCGGAGCAAGCCGCTCTTCCAACTCAAGAGCATGGCCCAGACACGTGCGTGCGCTAAGGCGTTCCGCAACGTACTCTCATGGGTTGCGGTGCTCGCTGGATTCCGGCCTACCCCCGCAGAGGAGATGGATGGCGTATTCCCTGCGGAGCCATTCCCGACCAAGAATCCCGCACGGAAGGCCCCACAAGGCCCTACAATGCCTCTAGAATCAACGGAAACCCATCAGAGCACCGATGATGCTATTCGGGAGGTGTTTCCAGTGGCGGAGCCTGTAGCGCCTCCTTCAATGGCCAAGAAGCCGATAGAGAAGATCGTCGCCAATTGTGCGCAGTGTGAAACGGGGATTACGGATGCCGTACTCCGGTACTCGCAAAAGAAGCATGGGAGACCACTTTGTTTTATTCATCAAAAATCCATGTCCTAGTGAGTTATGTATTCTCAGTGATGTATGGGTATCTTTTCTGAAATAAAGAAGGCAGTATCGAAAAGGAAGGTAGGGACCTATCGTTCAATGAGTGGCAATGGGTTCGTTCAAGTCATTGATGAAGGTTCTATTACATTCCAAGACGGAACAGTCATCGGAAGAACTCAAAAAGTAGATACGCGCGAGAGTAAAAAACCAATTGAGGTGTGGGAGTTATTGAAGGATCAAACCGAACCGATCGTAGATACCTCTAATCTTGTTCAAAAAATCAAAACCATCAAAAAGCGTATCAAGATACTTGAAGATCATGTCAGTATTTTCGATCTCAATGCCGAATATACGGTACTCGGGTTCCTCGAAGCGAGGAAGAAATACGATACCTATAAGCATCTATTCTCGTATCCCACGACGCATGAACAAGCAATCCGTAATCTCTGCGCAACGTATCGCTTGAAGATTGTACCCGTTACTCAATACTCAGGGACGATGCCAGAAGAAGCAATCGACGAATTACTGACGTTCAAGCACTCATGCCTCAAAATCCGTAAAGATAAACCAGTTGTCCGGCTCATCGTACAAGACTTTGATCCAAAAACAGAATTGAAGAAACGGGATCCCATTCTCCTCGTTTCTTCACCATTCGGGAATTGGG is a genomic window containing:
- a CDS encoding bifunctional DNA primase/polymerase, whose amino-acid sequence is MATAGGCTYAWGKILPQSHTPVTLLENAIRYLKMGLPVFPVGWDKNHKKRKTPLVPWRGYATALPSEDDIRHWWTRWPDAGIGLAVGKLTGFLVIDAEHDADMSLFRLLDIETPRVRTGGGGWHFYFKNETTGNSVGKIAPRYDVKTEGGYVLLPPSPHDSGGTYAWDIPIGTVTPASLPETIRAKIIGTHESKIPEILSRNTPQGSRNNTATSIAGMLLGEHRMDRWESVVWPLLQAWNTTHATPPLGNDELKTVYESIAKTEKTRRAREGVIEGNTPMITEGTYAPMIVEDRDTVVVQIPVEDGLVFLRFSDVEFMKNHTIDAVLSVELITAGGTPRAFEGRINVLSLSAREGFARALTKTFGRNVAWDLILSQAASALKKHIEHKDTSCWFEDAPKEAVGYLLEPFIVLGAPNLFFGRGGSGKTFITLRIAYALATGTPFLGMTPAARVRTLFVDYESTSGTLADRLELIRGAPNLADTPFDDGLRALRYYSPSGIPIADCLPALKRIIAKHDIGLIIVDSAALACGGEPEKAEIAIRYFNALASLKTTSLTIAHETKQENHAYAFGSVFWANSPRNIWNIACTQEQEDRVLHSGLHHRKANDDRRRASFGCRIFFGDGFVDMGYENPAMNFPKDASLVQRIRLALSDGPKDLAGIATVISDAKNASLKNALTKGSMRNLWGNVDGVWRLFSTTVSHQGGDSLDTESPGW
- a CDS encoding 3D domain-containing protein, with the translated sequence MQIILTIGGIIGIVVMMIALAQPRIHEISFVELNGISRRTFEREIDLQLERMWQRIRVVQATVTAYSSTTDQTDRTPFEMANGQLVHDGAIACPRRYPFGTTVYIGAKRYTCTDRMSRRYDDRFDIWFPTRSAALVWGKQERTVFIAQ